A stretch of Lysinibacillus agricola DNA encodes these proteins:
- a CDS encoding GNAT family N-acetyltransferase has protein sequence MDYQVEVLLEKHDDFTTFLNTNLKEYNDENSPYHKEARQKGSIRPLNLIVTDHQQQWIGGITAEVYWGWMEINKFWFSEEYRGKGIGGQLLAKAEETATQMGATKALLTTYDFQARTFYETRGYQVVGEIKDYPPGSSYYTMVKHLV, from the coding sequence ATGGATTATCAAGTAGAAGTTTTATTAGAAAAGCATGATGACTTTACTACGTTTTTAAATACAAATCTAAAAGAGTACAATGATGAAAATTCACCCTACCATAAAGAAGCTCGACAAAAAGGCTCCATACGTCCGTTAAACTTGATCGTTACAGATCATCAACAACAATGGATTGGCGGTATCACTGCCGAAGTTTATTGGGGGTGGATGGAAATCAATAAGTTTTGGTTTAGTGAAGAATATCGTGGAAAAGGCATTGGGGGACAGCTACTGGCGAAAGCTGAAGAAACGGCCACGCAAATGGGAGCTACGAAGGCACTGCTAACTACATATGACTTTCAAGCACGTACGTTTTATGAAACTAGGGGCTATCAGGTTGTAGGCGAAATAAAAGATTATCCTCCTGGAAGTAGCTATTATACAATGGTAAAACATTTAGTTTAA
- a CDS encoding RNHCP domain-containing protein, with protein MSRKNENTAFQCENCGTMVDPLTNGSFRNHCPNCLFSKHMDNIPGDRASTCQSLMRPIGIDYTGKKGFQLINQCTKCQKISRNKIAVDSIQEDQIIQFMKSII; from the coding sequence ATGAGTAGAAAAAATGAAAATACAGCATTTCAATGTGAAAATTGTGGTACGATGGTTGATCCCTTAACCAATGGAAGTTTCCGAAATCATTGTCCAAATTGTTTATTTTCAAAACATATGGATAATATCCCAGGAGACAGAGCAAGTACTTGTCAAAGTTTAATGAGACCAATCGGAATCGATTATACTGGAAAAAAAGGCTTTCAACTTATCAATCAATGTACCAAATGTCAAAAGATTAGTCGCAATAAAATAGCTGTTGATTCCATTCAAGAAGATCAAATTATCCAATTTATGAAATCAATAATTTAG
- a CDS encoding TIGR00730 family Rossman fold protein: protein MDSIAVFCGSSIGASEAYKEGAILLGKELAKRNITLIYGGASVGVMGTVADTVLSEGGKVIGVIPTLLEEREISHKHLTELIVVNSMHERKSKMMELADGFIALPGGPGTLEELFEVFTWNQIGLLQKPCGILNINHYYDLLIGLFDHMQNEQFLQAQSRNALLVDKDVAALLDKCAAYVPPAVKTYQTNK, encoded by the coding sequence ATGGATAGTATTGCAGTATTTTGCGGATCAAGCATCGGTGCTTCTGAGGCATATAAAGAAGGAGCTATTCTTCTAGGAAAAGAATTAGCAAAACGGAATATTACCTTAATTTATGGTGGAGCCAGTGTAGGTGTAATGGGAACAGTCGCAGATACGGTTCTTAGTGAAGGTGGCAAGGTGATTGGAGTAATTCCGACGTTATTAGAGGAACGTGAAATTTCTCATAAGCATTTAACAGAGCTCATTGTCGTCAATTCTATGCATGAACGCAAAAGCAAAATGATGGAACTAGCTGACGGATTTATTGCTTTACCTGGAGGACCTGGTACGTTAGAAGAATTATTTGAAGTATTCACATGGAATCAAATCGGCCTTCTACAAAAGCCTTGTGGTATTTTAAATATCAATCATTATTATGATTTACTCATTGGGTTATTTGACCATATGCAAAACGAACAATTTTTACAAGCCCAATCTAGAAATGCACTACTTGTAGATAAAGACGTTGCGGCACTATTAGACAAATGTGCAGCTTATGTTCCTCCTGCAGTTAAAACATATCAAACAAATAAATGA
- a CDS encoding MazG nucleotide pyrophosphohydrolase domain-containing protein — MELNEFQKWVKDYYDTRGWSDLSIFTRIGFLAEETGEVARAIRALEIGRNRPDEKIQSYEENKQELVEELGDVLGNIIAIANKYDISLEEIFSSHQEKLMERYKA; from the coding sequence ATGGAATTAAATGAGTTTCAAAAATGGGTGAAAGATTATTACGATACACGCGGTTGGTCTGATTTAAGTATTTTTACGCGCATAGGCTTCCTTGCTGAAGAAACTGGGGAAGTAGCAAGAGCTATACGAGCGTTGGAAATTGGTAGGAATCGACCAGATGAAAAGATTCAATCCTATGAAGAAAATAAGCAAGAATTAGTGGAGGAGCTTGGAGATGTTTTAGGGAATATTATTGCTATAGCCAATAAATATGATATTTCACTAGAAGAAATTTTTTCATCTCATCAGGAAAAGCTAATGGAGCGTTATAAAGCATAA
- a CDS encoding HAD family hydrolase, whose product MIKAVIFDLDGTLLDRDRSVRLFIEEQYERLKTKLSHILKETYVHRFIELDNRGYVWKDIVYKQMVEDFSIELSSEAMLEDYVQEFKQHCVPFENLHSMLHILKKQGLKLGMITNGYGQFQLDNIRALRIEEDFDVILISECEGIKKPNAEIFHRALSKLGVFANESMYIGDHPFNDVEAAKKVGMMAIWKRNDAWQKVEADYNIDNLIEIQDILKVLQKT is encoded by the coding sequence TTGATAAAAGCAGTAATATTTGATTTAGATGGAACATTGTTAGATCGTGATCGTTCTGTTCGTTTATTTATTGAAGAGCAATATGAACGATTAAAGACAAAACTATCACATATTTTAAAAGAGACATATGTTCATCGCTTTATTGAGTTAGATAATCGAGGCTATGTATGGAAAGATATAGTCTATAAGCAAATGGTCGAAGATTTTTCTATTGAGTTATCTTCAGAAGCAATGTTAGAGGATTATGTACAGGAATTTAAGCAACATTGTGTTCCATTTGAAAACTTGCATAGCATGCTGCACATTTTGAAAAAGCAAGGTTTAAAACTTGGCATGATAACAAATGGTTATGGGCAATTTCAATTAGATAATATACGAGCGTTAAGGATTGAAGAGGACTTTGACGTGATTCTTATCTCTGAATGTGAAGGCATCAAAAAGCCGAATGCAGAAATATTTCATCGTGCACTATCCAAACTAGGGGTGTTTGCAAATGAAAGTATGTACATTGGGGACCATCCTTTTAATGATGTGGAAGCTGCTAAAAAAGTAGGGATGATGGCTATTTGGAAAAGAAATGATGCATGGCAAAAAGTTGAAGCGGATTACAACATTGATAATTTAATAGAAATTCAAGATATTTTAAAGGTTTTGCAAAAGACATGA
- a CDS encoding NUDIX domain-containing protein: MQIRNSVKALIIEDDKILLTKNQDVEGNFYLCPGGGQEHGETFHATLLRECIEEIGCSVEIGELLFIREYVGKNHEYASFDFNVHQVEFYFACQLILGEKTNFQPTNPDSHQIGLEWVTIKDLSSFRLYPKELKKYLQQYCSGQVTPIYLGDIN; this comes from the coding sequence ATGCAAATAAGAAATTCTGTTAAAGCTTTAATAATAGAAGATGACAAAATTTTACTAACAAAAAATCAAGATGTAGAAGGCAATTTTTATCTTTGTCCTGGTGGCGGACAGGAACATGGAGAGACTTTTCACGCCACTTTATTAAGGGAATGCATAGAGGAGATTGGCTGTTCAGTTGAAATCGGAGAGCTACTTTTTATTCGTGAATATGTAGGGAAAAATCATGAGTATGCATCTTTTGACTTTAATGTTCATCAAGTAGAGTTTTATTTTGCTTGTCAGTTAATTCTAGGGGAAAAAACGAACTTTCAGCCAACAAATCCTGATAGTCATCAAATTGGATTAGAATGGGTGACGATTAAAGACTTATCTAGCTTTCGACTTTATCCAAAAGAATTAAAAAAGTACCTCCAGCAATATTGTAGCGGTCAAGTAACTCCCATCTATTTAGGAGATATAAATTAA